The region TCTTTTACACACTTTCTTTAAAActttgatactttttttttcacgttttgcttgtttatttcaacgtttttggcaCTATTCTTTTCTTCCATTAACGCAAGTATTTTCACCAACTCACttacactagttttacacttatatTTCTGGAATTAATGGTGAAAGCTCCTATGAAATTATACCAATTAAAGTAGAGATCAGATCCTTAATTTCACTTGTGAAGAACGTTGTATGGAAGCATCCATGTTATTTCAGTGCAATACGGTtgaaatttctgatatagaaactttgaaaacgggtcaaatttgacccgaagaaaAAAGGAGAGTAGGCATATATATGCCTACTctcctaaatatatatatatatatatatgtgtgtgtgtaatatttgACTGCCTTACCTCGCTGTCAGGCTGTCCTTTCCTCCAGTTTCCACATAAGTTTCCCTTCTCTCTTTCGGCCGTTCAGTCTCCCTCTGCAACAGTTACATATTTCGGTTTATAAAAGTTTCCTCTTGTCTCCACAGTGAACGGCATTTGGTCATCACGGCCATAATCCCTCGTTTTAATTTTCTTCTATTTGTTTATTCCATAAACCGCTGAAGGTCTGACCCAATATGTGGAAAATATAGTGCCAAAGGCAATTTTACATACAgcttataggctatattttgtaatgtgtgtttACGTGATTGTGTCAACCCCTTGAAcgtttgtttttcaaaatacaaaGGCAGTTTACAGAATGATAAAGGGAACAATAACAATATGGGATATATTTCATTGACTACAGCTTTGTCTTGTGGTAAAAACAGCAACTTGACTGGTCTCTTTTCTGATTGGACGATCACAGTTACGCTCGGTCTGGCCAATCAGGAAGCAGCTAGGTGTATATAAGGCCGCTTTCGACGCCATGTTTGTACTTTTCTCTCGAACTCAACGACAGAAGAAACGCGAAAATGTCTGGAAGAGGGAAAACCGGAGGTAAAGCTAGAGCTAAGGCCAAGACCCGCTCCTCTCGTGCCGGGCTCCAGTTCCCCGTCGGCCGTGTCCACAGGCTGCTCCGCAAAGGGAACTACGCTCAGCGTGTTGGTGCCGGAGCTCCGGTGTATCTGGCGGCCGTGCTGGAGTACCTGACTGCTGAGATCCTGGAGCTGGCTGGAAACGCTGCCCGCGACAACAAGAAGACCCGTATCATCCCCCGCCATCTGCAGCTGGCCGTCCGCAACGACGAGGAGCTCAACAAGCTGCTGGGCGGAGTGACCATCGCTCAGGGCGGCGTGCTGCCCAACATC is a window of Perca fluviatilis chromosome 16, GENO_Pfluv_1.0, whole genome shotgun sequence DNA encoding:
- the LOC120544565 gene encoding histone H2A-like — protein: MSGRGKTGGKARAKAKTRSSRAGLQFPVGRVHRLLRKGNYAQRVGAGAPVYLAAVLEYLTAEILELAGNAARDNKKTRIIPRHLQLAVRNDEELNKLLGGVTIAQGGVLPNIQAVLLPKKTEKPAKK